One stretch of Oculatellaceae cyanobacterium DNA includes these proteins:
- a CDS encoding PIN domain-containing protein, which yields MSNRMAVFPVVLDSCVLFPALIRDTLLRAAEAGLYRVHWSQQILDDTALNLVKRGKVRTEQAERLIKAMSDAFPDAMVEVPPALIEAMTNDTGDRHVVAAAVISHAMVIVTFNLKHFQQNDLQPWGVEAQSPDIFLTHLYDLAPSSIINLIYSQATERQTPLTVIELLERLKKIVPQFVSKMEDDFV from the coding sequence TTGAGCAATAGGATGGCGGTTTTTCCTGTTGTGTTGGACTCCTGCGTTTTATTTCCAGCTTTGATACGTGATACCTTACTCCGTGCTGCTGAAGCGGGTTTGTATCGTGTTCATTGGTCACAGCAGATTCTTGATGATACTGCTCTTAACCTAGTTAAAAGGGGCAAAGTTAGGACTGAGCAAGCAGAACGTTTGATAAAGGCAATGAGTGATGCTTTTCCTGATGCAATGGTTGAAGTCCCTCCTGCTTTAATTGAAGCGATGACTAATGATACTGGCGATCGCCATGTCGTTGCTGCTGCTGTAATCTCTCATGCGATGGTGATTGTTACTTTCAACCTTAAGCATTTTCAACAGAACGATTTACAGCCCTGGGGCGTTGAAGCTCAAAGCCCAGATATATTTCTTACTCATCTGTATGACTTAGCTCCTTCTTCAATCATCAATTTAATATATTCACAAGCTACTGAGCGTCAAACACCATTAACTGTTATTGAGCTATTGGAACGATTGAAAAAGATAGTTCCCCAGTTTGTCTCAAAAATGGAAGATGATTTCGTTTAA
- a CDS encoding helix-turn-helix domain-containing protein: protein MSRTNGLQEPVFASEGETPTLKRLELLLNSKIPQAKLVGVDGEEIVLPDSVYAVLRQVIELMVSGRAAFLVPLEHELTTQEAAEILNISRPYLVKLLEQGAIAYRMVGSHRRIRFEDLIAYKEQRDYQRRANLQKLTQLSEELGLYDSEDNCLEAQDFEQ from the coding sequence ATGAGCAGGACAAACGGGCTACAGGAGCCAGTTTTTGCATCGGAAGGCGAAACACCGACTCTTAAACGATTGGAGCTTCTACTTAATTCAAAAATTCCACAGGCTAAGTTAGTTGGGGTAGATGGTGAGGAAATTGTTCTACCTGATTCGGTTTACGCTGTATTACGCCAAGTTATTGAGCTAATGGTATCGGGTCGAGCCGCTTTCCTGGTTCCACTTGAACACGAATTAACAACACAGGAAGCGGCGGAAATTCTCAATATTTCTCGACCTTACTTAGTCAAGCTTTTGGAACAAGGGGCGATAGCCTATAGAATGGTCGGCTCTCATCGGCGTATTCGTTTTGAGGACTTGATAGCTTACAAAGAGCAGCGTGATTATCAACGTCGAGCCAATCTGCAAAAACTGACCCAACTTAGCGAAGAATTGGGACTTTACGACTCTGAGGATAACTGCTTGGAGGCTCAAGATTTTGAGCAATAG
- a CDS encoding tyrosine-type recombinase/integrase: MVLEDTKSVKLAKTAILTSLFLSDITQSNSSFALGFNRDLIGELLADKRSPGTRRAYARDLKYFFEAVAGREPTPELVAQFLAMDRFDAVALVLRYKQHLMEKGLAENTVNRRLAAIRSLVNYARTVGKCDWTLADVKGEAIQSYRDTTGIEPDAFKAMLATCDLNTIKGIRDYAILRLLWDNALRRAEVFSCDIKDLDLESKTLWILGKGRGTQKVVVTLSNQTVKALHEWLLARRETNINAPLFIALDRAYKGHRLTGTAVYDVVSNSAKKAGISKQLSPHRIRHSSVTAALEATGGDVRTVQKLSRHKKLDTLMIYDDNRQNAQGNVTSILADLV, from the coding sequence ATGGTATTAGAGGATACAAAAAGCGTTAAGCTTGCTAAAACTGCAATTCTCACAAGCTTATTTTTGAGCGATATTACTCAGTCTAATTCAAGTTTTGCCCTCGGTTTTAACCGTGACCTCATTGGTGAACTGTTGGCGGATAAGCGCAGTCCAGGGACTCGTCGTGCCTATGCTAGGGACTTGAAATATTTCTTTGAAGCTGTCGCTGGACGTGAACCGACACCGGAGTTAGTCGCTCAATTCCTTGCTATGGATAGGTTTGATGCTGTTGCCTTGGTTCTCAGGTATAAGCAGCATTTGATGGAGAAGGGATTAGCCGAAAATACGGTTAATCGTAGGTTAGCGGCTATTCGTTCGCTGGTCAACTATGCTAGAACCGTAGGAAAGTGCGATTGGACGCTGGCGGATGTGAAGGGGGAAGCTATTCAATCTTACAGAGACACGACTGGTATTGAACCAGATGCGTTTAAGGCGATGCTGGCAACGTGCGATCTAAATACTATTAAAGGTATTCGTGATTATGCCATTCTGCGATTACTTTGGGATAATGCTTTACGTCGTGCAGAAGTGTTCAGTTGTGACATTAAAGATTTAGATTTAGAAAGTAAAACGCTGTGGATTTTAGGTAAGGGTAGAGGTACGCAGAAGGTTGTTGTTACTCTGTCAAATCAAACAGTTAAAGCACTGCACGAATGGCTGTTAGCACGTAGGGAAACTAATATTAATGCACCTTTATTTATTGCCTTAGACCGTGCTTATAAAGGGCATAGACTAACTGGAACTGCTGTTTATGATGTAGTTTCTAATAGTGCTAAGAAAGCAGGTATTTCTAAGCAGTTATCACCTCACAGAATCCGCCACAGTTCAGTCACAGCAGCACTTGAGGCGACGGGGGGAGATGTGAGGACTGTGCAGAAGTTGAGCCGCCATAAAAAGTTAGATACGCTAATGATTTATGACGATAACAGGCAGAATGCTCAAGGTAATGTCACAAGTATTTTGGCAGATTTGGTTTAA